In Rhodococcus sp. OK302, one genomic interval encodes:
- a CDS encoding TetR/AcrR family transcriptional regulator → MATVPGPTGGDRAPERAIRVRMTGTQRRQQLIEIGRALFAERGYEATSIEEIAQRANVSKPVVYEHFGGKEGLYAVVVDREMSRLLEMVTSSLSQNRSRVRVERVALALLTYVEEHTDGFRILVRDSSVVAPSGTYSSLLNDAISQVGYLLAGDFSRRGFDPGLATMYAQALVGMVSTTATWWLDERSPSKEVVAAHLVNLCWNGLTNLEADPQLEG, encoded by the coding sequence ATGGCAACGGTTCCCGGTCCGACGGGCGGTGACCGCGCACCCGAGCGAGCGATTCGGGTCCGGATGACGGGCACCCAGCGTCGCCAGCAGTTGATCGAGATCGGTCGGGCGCTCTTTGCCGAGCGTGGATACGAAGCAACCTCGATCGAGGAAATCGCTCAGCGTGCCAACGTGTCGAAACCGGTCGTCTACGAACATTTCGGCGGCAAGGAAGGTTTGTACGCCGTCGTGGTCGACCGGGAGATGTCGAGGCTGCTGGAGATGGTCACGTCTTCGCTGTCCCAGAATCGCTCGAGAGTTCGAGTCGAACGGGTTGCGTTGGCTTTGCTCACGTATGTCGAGGAACATACCGACGGCTTCCGGATCCTGGTTCGCGATTCGTCTGTCGTGGCGCCCAGCGGTACTTATTCCAGTCTCCTCAACGACGCGATCAGTCAGGTGGGATACCTCCTGGCCGGGGACTTCTCGCGGCGTGGATTCGACCCCGGACTAGCAACGATGTACGCGCAGGCGCTGGTCGGAATGGTGTCGACGACGGCTACGTGGTGGCTCGACGAGCGCTCGCCGTCCAAGGAAGTCGTAGCAGCGCACTTGGTGAATTTGTGCTGGAACGGGCTCACCAATCTCGAGGCCGACCCTCAATTGGAGGGTTAA
- the glmU gene encoding bifunctional UDP-N-acetylglucosamine diphosphorylase/glucosamine-1-phosphate N-acetyltransferase GlmU codes for MQTAVIVLAAGAGTRMKSKTPKVLHTLAGRTMLAHSLHAAAALNPTHLVTVVGHDRERVAAAVTSVAADLHRSITIAVQDEQKGTGHAVSCGLEGLPADFRGTVLVTAADVPLLDGTTIANLLERHTSAPAAAVTVLTSTATDPTGYGRILRTTDGEVNAIVEEKEATESQRSITEVNSGVYAFDFETLRDALASLDSNNAQHEFYLTDVIMIARRAGKRVRAQHIADSVLVAGANDRVQLATLGRELNRRIVEKWMRAGVSVVDPASTWIDCDVTLEQDVTLLPGVQLTGTTSVGEDAVIGPDTTLTDMTVGARATVVRSHASGSTLGEDSTVGPFAYIRPGTNLGAHGKLGAYVETKNAEIGAHSKVPHLTYVGDATIGHHSNIGASSVFVNYDGVNKTRTVVGSHVRTGSDTMFIAPVRVGDGAYTGAGTVLKFDVPPGALAVSGGQQRNIEGWVEKKRPGTPSAVAAATAAESERTDQQVQKDGMNQ; via the coding sequence GTGCAAACCGCCGTGATCGTTCTCGCAGCGGGTGCAGGCACTCGGATGAAGTCCAAAACTCCCAAGGTCTTGCACACTCTCGCCGGCCGAACCATGCTCGCGCATTCACTCCACGCCGCGGCGGCCCTTAATCCGACTCATCTCGTGACCGTCGTCGGACACGATCGTGAGCGAGTAGCCGCAGCCGTGACATCCGTCGCCGCAGATCTGCACCGCTCGATCACCATCGCGGTGCAGGACGAGCAGAAGGGCACCGGGCACGCCGTCAGTTGCGGCCTCGAAGGCTTGCCGGCCGATTTCCGCGGCACCGTCCTGGTCACCGCCGCCGACGTCCCCCTCCTCGACGGCACGACCATCGCAAACCTTCTCGAGCGCCACACGAGCGCACCGGCCGCCGCCGTGACGGTGCTGACGTCCACGGCTACGGATCCCACCGGCTACGGCCGGATCCTGCGCACTACCGACGGCGAAGTCAACGCCATCGTCGAGGAGAAGGAAGCGACCGAGTCGCAGCGTTCGATCACCGAGGTCAACTCGGGCGTCTACGCCTTCGATTTCGAGACGCTGCGCGACGCACTGGCATCGCTCGATTCGAACAACGCGCAACACGAGTTCTATCTCACCGATGTGATCATGATCGCCCGACGAGCCGGAAAACGAGTTCGAGCGCAGCACATCGCGGATTCGGTTCTCGTCGCCGGCGCCAACGATCGTGTGCAGCTCGCTACCCTGGGTCGCGAATTGAACCGTCGGATCGTCGAAAAGTGGATGCGCGCCGGAGTATCCGTCGTTGATCCCGCGAGTACGTGGATCGACTGCGACGTCACCCTCGAGCAGGACGTCACGCTGCTTCCCGGAGTGCAGCTGACCGGTACCACTTCGGTCGGCGAAGACGCTGTGATCGGCCCGGATACAACTCTGACGGATATGACGGTGGGCGCCCGAGCAACTGTCGTCCGTTCACACGCCAGCGGGTCGACGCTCGGCGAGGACTCCACGGTCGGACCCTTCGCTTACATCCGCCCGGGAACGAACCTCGGCGCCCACGGCAAACTCGGCGCCTACGTGGAGACCAAGAACGCCGAGATCGGCGCACATTCGAAGGTTCCGCATCTTACCTACGTCGGCGATGCCACCATCGGCCATCACAGCAACATCGGAGCTTCGAGCGTCTTCGTCAATTACGACGGGGTGAACAAGACCCGTACTGTTGTGGGGTCGCATGTCCGGACCGGATCGGACACCATGTTCATCGCTCCGGTTCGAGTAGGTGACGGTGCCTACACCGGCGCCGGCACGGTACTGAAATTCGACGTTCCGCCGGGGGCTCTCGCAGTCTCGGGTGGGCAGCAACGCAATATCGAGGGTTGGGTCGAGAAGAAACGTCCCGGCACTCCTTCAGCCGTTGCAGCTGCAACGGCTGCGGAATCAGAGCGCACAGATCAGCAAGTACAAAAGGATGGCATGAACCAGTGA
- a CDS encoding ribose-phosphate diphosphokinase: MTANWIDNQKNLMLFSGRAHPELAEQVAKELDIRVTPQTARDFANGEIFVRFEESVRGSDAFVLQSHPAPLNTWVMEQLIMIDALKRGSAKRITAVLPFYPYARQDKKHRGREPISARLIADLLKTAGADRIITVDLHTDQIQGFFDGPVDHMHAQGQLAQYVKENYGTDNICVVSPDAGRVKVAEKWADAFDGAPLAFVHKTRDPLVPNQVKSNRVVGDVNGLTCVLIDDMIDTGGTIAGAVKVLKDAGAGDVIIATTHGIFSDPAAERLAACGAKEVITTNTLPIPESKQFPTLTILSIAPLLARTIKEVFENGSVTSLFDGSA; encoded by the coding sequence GTGACCGCGAATTGGATCGACAACCAGAAGAACTTGATGTTGTTCTCGGGTCGAGCGCATCCCGAATTGGCTGAGCAGGTGGCGAAGGAACTCGATATCCGCGTCACTCCGCAGACTGCGCGTGATTTCGCGAACGGTGAGATCTTTGTTCGCTTCGAAGAGTCTGTTCGCGGCTCCGACGCGTTTGTTCTGCAGAGCCATCCGGCGCCCCTGAACACGTGGGTCATGGAGCAGCTCATCATGATCGACGCTCTCAAGCGTGGATCCGCCAAGCGCATCACCGCAGTTCTGCCGTTCTACCCGTACGCCCGTCAGGACAAGAAGCACCGCGGACGCGAGCCGATCTCCGCTCGCCTCATCGCGGATCTGCTCAAGACCGCCGGCGCCGACCGCATCATCACGGTCGATCTGCACACCGACCAGATCCAGGGCTTCTTCGACGGCCCCGTTGACCACATGCACGCGCAGGGCCAGCTCGCCCAGTACGTGAAAGAGAATTACGGCACCGACAACATCTGCGTCGTCTCCCCGGACGCCGGCCGCGTCAAAGTTGCCGAGAAGTGGGCCGATGCGTTCGACGGCGCTCCGCTGGCGTTCGTGCACAAGACCCGCGACCCTCTGGTCCCGAACCAGGTCAAGTCCAACCGCGTCGTCGGCGACGTCAACGGACTCACCTGCGTGCTGATCGACGACATGATCGACACCGGCGGCACCATCGCCGGCGCCGTCAAGGTTCTCAAGGACGCCGGTGCGGGTGATGTCATCATCGCCACCACCCACGGCATCTTCTCGGATCCGGCTGCCGAGCGATTGGCTGCCTGCGGCGCCAAGGAGGTCATCACGACCAACACGCTCCCGATCCCCGAGTCCAAGCAGTTCCCGACGCTGACGATTCTGTCCATCGCACCTCTGCTCGCTCGGACCATCAAGGAAGTTTTCGAGAATGGTTCTGTGACTTCACTGTTCGACGGCAGCGCATAG